The following nucleotide sequence is from Paracrocinitomix mangrovi.
CAATTTATGGACGACTTTTTGACAGTTATTTACGATTAAAGTATGAAAAGTAATACACATCTAACAGGAATTTACAATTGTTAATAACCATTATATATGTATCAATTCTAATAGGTTAACTCAATAAATAATTGTTAGCAGAATATTAATAAAATCATCTTAATGAATTTCTAAGTAGAAAAAAACAAGACTTATCAACAAATGAACAGCCCTAATAATAATAAAGACTTCTTTCCTTTTCTAAAAAAAATATGTTGTTGTTTATTATTTATAGTAGGGGTGAATAATTCTTTTGCTCAAGAAGATGAAGTTGATCCGAACGGATATAATGTCTTTTTTTACAAGGATGGTCAAAAAGCAAGTGAAGGATATTTTAAGAATGGACTTCCTGAAGGAATTTGGAAAAGTTATCATCCTAACGGACAATTAAAATCAATAGGAAAAAAAGAGGAGGGTTGCTCGGACAGCTTGTGGAAATTTTATGATACCAACGGTTTATTAACATGGACCTACAACTATGAAAATGACAAAAAAAATGGTTGCGCCGTCAAATATGATTCTCTAGGTAATGTTGAAATAGAATCTTATTATGTGGATGATATTAAACAAGGAGAAGAACAGTGGTTTTTTGATACCGGAGAATTAAAGCAAACGGTTAATTATGTTAATGGTGAAAAATCAGGTTTAAGTGTGGTTTACAATGAAGAAGGTCATGTTGTTGAAGAAGAAGAATATAAAGATGGTTATTTAAGGCATAAAGAAAAATTCAATCAATTAGATGAAGATGGTTCAAAAACAGGTGTGTGGAGAACTTATCATAAAAATGGAACGATAGCTACTGAAACCAATTACAAGTCGGGGAAAAAAGAAGGTACCCTCAAAGAATATGATGAGTACGGAAAACTTATCAATATCAACAAAATGATTGGAGATTCAATAGCTTCTGATCCAGGAGGTGTAGTTATTATTGATTTATATAAAGAATATCATCCTAACGGAAAAGTGAAGTTAATGGGTGGATTAAATAAAGGGCTGCGTTCAGGAATATTCAGAGAGTATGATGATGAAGGTAATTTGATCCAGGGTTATATATATCAAAAAGATACTTTATTGTCTTCCGGAATGGTGAAAGCAGGAGGGATTTTTGACGGAGAATGGACAACTTACTACAATGACGGAACCATAAAATCAAAAGGACCTTACAAAGATGGTATCAAAGATGGGGTTTGGGTTTACTATTATCCTAATGGCAAAAAAGAACAAGAAGGGGCTTTTAAAGAAAATGTATTGAGCGGTAGATGGGTTTGGTATTATGAAAATGGAAGAATAAAAAAAGAGGAGTTTTTTAATAGAACAGGAGAGTTGCAAGGAAGTATGGTTGAGTATGACTCTTTAGGTAATGAATTAACTAAAGGTGAATATTTTAATGGAAAAAGAGAAGGACCTTGGTTTTATCATGTAGGTGATCATAAAGAAGTAGGTTCATTTTCATTAGGTGAAAAAGAAGGTTTATGGAAATCGTACTATTTAAATGGGAAGTTGGCATTTGAAGGAGAATATGTTCAGGGTGAGCCAAAAGGAAAGCATGTTTATTACCATAAAAACGGTTTGAGAAAGTCATATGGTAAATATGCTGGTGGATTAAAACATGGTGTTTGGCGAGAATTTAATACTAGAGGGGAACAAATAGAGTACATTCACTATAAACATGGTGAAATCAAAAAGATTAATGGTTGTAGGGTAAACGAAGCAGAACCAGAAGAATGATCAACAAATTCTATAATTCAACTAAGGAAATAGCTATTGATAATGTATATAAAACAATGGCTTATATTCTTGTTCCCATAGTAGCCGGTTTTTTACTGTTGGGACAGTTGGAGTATATTGAATTGGGTAGCATGTATCAATCAATATTAATTTATTTAATGTTCATGTTGATTATACTGGCTGTTCTCGGAAAATTTCAACTATTTAAAAGT
It contains:
- a CDS encoding toxin-antitoxin system YwqK family antitoxin, with amino-acid sequence MNNSFAQEDEVDPNGYNVFFYKDGQKASEGYFKNGLPEGIWKSYHPNGQLKSIGKKEEGCSDSLWKFYDTNGLLTWTYNYENDKKNGCAVKYDSLGNVEIESYYVDDIKQGEEQWFFDTGELKQTVNYVNGEKSGLSVVYNEEGHVVEEEEYKDGYLRHKEKFNQLDEDGSKTGVWRTYHKNGTIATETNYKSGKKEGTLKEYDEYGKLININKMIGDSIASDPGGVVIIDLYKEYHPNGKVKLMGGLNKGLRSGIFREYDDEGNLIQGYIYQKDTLLSSGMVKAGGIFDGEWTTYYNDGTIKSKGPYKDGIKDGVWVYYYPNGKKEQEGAFKENVLSGRWVWYYENGRIKKEEFFNRTGELQGSMVEYDSLGNELTKGEYFNGKREGPWFYHVGDHKEVGSFSLGEKEGLWKSYYLNGKLAFEGEYVQGEPKGKHVYYHKNGLRKSYGKYAGGLKHGVWREFNTRGEQIEYIHYKHGEIKKINGCRVNEAEPEE